The DNA segment AGTTGCACGCAGCAGCGGCGTCGATGATGTCCTGGCCGATATCGCCAGAGAACTCATCCCAAACCGGTTTCATTGCAGTCTGCCATTTGGCGAATTCTTCGCCGGAAAGCTGCAGGATTTCGGTTTCGCCGGAGTCAATAACTGCCTGACGCTGTTCTGCGGTTAGTTCCGCCGACAGGCCGTTTGCGTAATCGCTGGCTTCTTTCATCGCCTGCGCGAGGCCGTCGCGGATTTCCGGATCCAGACCTTCCCACCACTTGGTCGAGGTAACGACCATGTAGTCAAGCAGACCGTGGTTGGATTCGGTGATGTAATCCTGAACTTCGAAGAACTTTTTGGAATAGATGTTCGACCAGGTGTTTTCCTGACCGTCAACAACGCCGGTCTGAAGGGCCGAATAGGTTTCCGAGAAGGCCATTTTCTGCGGAACCGCATCAACAGCTTCGAACTGGGCGGCGATCACGTCAGACGACTGAATACGGAATTTCTGACCAGCAGCATCTTCCGGTGCGCGCAGCGGCTTGTTGGCCGAAAGCTGTTTCAGGCCGTTGTGCCAGTAACCAACACCGGTCAGGCCTTTGGACGACATTGCGTTCAGCAATTCCTGACCTTTTTCGCCATTCTGGAAGCAGGAAACCGCATCCATGTCCTTGAACAAGAACGGAAGATCATAGACCTGAAGTTTCTTGGTCCATTTGCCGAATTTTGCAAGCGACGGTGCACCGAACTGAACGTCACCACGCAGGATAGCGGCAAGAACCTTGTCGTCATCAAACAGCTGCGAGTTCGGATAGATTTCGATCTGGACCTTGTCGCCAAGAATTTCTTCGGCGCGTTTTTTGAAGAAGTCGGCACCCTGGCCTTTCGGGGTGTTCGGTGCAACAACGTGCGCGAACTTGATCACTTCCTGCGCCGAGGCGGCAAAGTTGGACCCCAGAAGTGCTGCGGCAGCAACGCCAGCAGCAAGAATGCTTTTGCTGATAGGACGCATCAAAACGTCTCCCTTGATGAATTAAATCTGTTTTCCCGTTAGCGCGCCATTTTTGGCGTCGTTCTAAAACGCCGTTTGGCGCTGTGCCGTAATCAGCAAGCACCGGGCCAGTTCGAAATCAGTTGGATTTATATAATTATATCAATGAAATAAGGTGGATTTCATGTTGCTGCGGCGCAACAAATTTTAGCTATTTCGTGCGTGAAGGCGCACACGTATTTCGCGGCAGTGTGCGGAACGCCGCACACGATGCCGGGCGCGGATTTGACGGGGCGAGACAATAAAAAAAGCCCGTCTAACTGACGGGCTCCTGATCGATTGATTAGCGCGGGCGTCGGAATTCGGCCGGGACAATGTTGTATTTGGTCAGCTTGTCGTAAAACGTCTTGCGCGGCACGCCAAGCGCACTGACCGTGGCCGTAACATTGCCGCCATGTTCGCGCAGGGCTTCGGTAATCAGGCTTTTTTCAAATGCCTCGACTTGCTGGGGCAGGGGGACGGCATAATTGTCTTCGCCATCCTCGTTGTTTGTCAGGGGATCAAGACCAAGAACACGGCGTTCGGCGGCATTGCGGAGCTCGCGCACATTGCCCGGCCAGTCATAGGCATTGAACCGTGCCAGTTCCGCCGCACTCAAGGCGGTGACGGTACGCTCAAACCGCTTGGCAGCGTCACGGGTGAAATATTCAAACAACAGCGCGATGTCATCCTTGCGATCACGAAGTGGCGGGATATGCAGTTGCACGACATTCAGGCGATAATAAAGATCTTCGCGAAACGCACCACGTGCCGAGGCCGACCGAAGATCGACCTTGGTTGCAGCAATAACCCGCAAGTCGATCGGCAGGACCCGGTTTGATCCAAGCCGTTCAACCGCGCGTTCTTGCAAAACCCGCAGCAATTTGATTTGCAGCGCAAGCGGCATGCTTTCGATCTCATCAAGGAACAGTGTGCCCTTGTCAGCAAATTCGAACTTGCCGATGCGTTTGTGATCGGCCCCGGTAAAGGCGCCGGCTTCGTGGCCAAACAGTTCTGATTCAATCAGATGTTCGGGCATGCCGCCGCAATTCACCGCCACAAACGGGCCGGGGCGCCCCGACATTTCATGCAGATTTCGTGCGATTACTTCCTTGCCCGATCCGGTTTCGCCGTTGATCAGGACATGGGCGTTGGTGGCCGCGACATTGCCGATGAGGGTGCGCAGCTTTTCCATCGCCGGATTACGACCAATGAAGTCCGATGCGTTTTTGGAATGGCGCGCGAGTTCGATCTTGAGTGTGCGGTTCTCAAGCACAAGGGCGCGGTGGCTCATCGCGCGGCGGGTAATGTCGATGAACAGATCCGGGGCATATGGCTTTTCGATAAAATCAAATGCCCCGTCATGCATGGCCTGAACGGCGGTTGCGACATCACCATGCCCGGTGACCAGAATTACCGGCATTTCCGGATCGATCTTTTTGATCTCTGTCAGCAGATCAAGGCCGTCCATTTTCGGCATGCGAATGTCGGAAATCACAATGCCCGGCCAGCCTTTTTTCAGGCGTTCAACCGCAGACGCGGCGTCCGAGAACACCTCGACAGGGATGTCGGCAAGCTCCAGCGTTTGGTGTGCGGCTTCACGCACATCTTCGTCATCGTCAACAAACAGAACGCATTCGGCACTGGTTGGCACTGGCTTATCCTTTGACCCGATAACAGGATCAGAGGACAATTTGCGTGTCAGCCCTGATCGTGATGGTTTGCAAGGTATGTGCGGGTTTCTGAGGGTGTTTTAGCAGCCGTGAAGGCGGGCGTCGAGATGCTGTTTTTCGGTTCCGTATCGCCGGGGCCATCATAGCGGAGCTCGACAATGAAAGAAGCGCCGCCTTGCGGGCGGTTTTCCGCACGGAGCGTTCCGCCAAAGCTTCGAATGATGCCATAACAGATTGAAAGGCCAAGCCCCAGGCCATCACCAAACGGTTTGGTGGTAAAGAAGGGATCAAAAAGCTTGGGCAGGTTGTCTGGCAAAATGCCATGCCCGTTGTCATTAACCTTCACAATCACACGGTCTTCGCCGCCGGTGATCGCGATATCAATTTCGGGGTTGGCCATATTCTGGCAGGCATCCGCCGCGTTATTGATGAGATTGGTAAAGACCTGGGTCAGCTGATTGGCCTCGGCAATGACGTGTTTGACATCGCCGTGCTGTTGCAGGGTAATGTTTTCGACGCCCGCACGTCCGCTTTCAATCGCAAGATCAATTGCCATCTGCATCTGGGCCGGGACATCGACCGGATGATTATCCTGTTCCGGGCGGCGCGAAAATGTTTTGAGGTTGCCGGTAATGCGCCCCATACGATCGGTCAGTTCTGAAATCCGTTGCAGGTTGCGGTTTGCCGTTTCCTTATTGTCGCGTGCGATGAACTTCATCGCGTTTTCCGCATAGTTCCGAATGGCGGTCAGGGGCTGGTTGATTTCATGGGCGATCCCGGCGGACATCTGACCAAGGGCGGCAAGCTTGCTGGTTTGGACCAGTTCGGCCTGGGCTGTGCGAAGCGCGTCTTCGGTACGGGATCGCTCGGTAATTTCCTCTGCCAGGCGCTGGTTGGTGTTCATAAGATCGGTCGTGCGCAGGCGAACCTGACGTTCCAGTTCGCGTTGCGACCAGTCGCGGATTTCAAGCTGTTCAAGCATCGCGCGCCGGCGTTGCAGGATGATGAAAATCAGACCGGTCAGAATGATATGCGCAGCCCCGCCCATTGCACCCGCACTGATCACGGATCGATCCAGCACGGATTTATCGGTCAAAAGAAACATCCGCCAGCCCTGCTTGGGAAGTGTGCTAGCCGTGACCAGATAGGTTGTCTTGTCTGGCGTGGTCTGGCGCGTTTGCGGTTTGCCGGTTGCTTGTTCGTTGGCGGTTCGTGCCTCGTCTTCGCTGGCAACCGGGCCGAGGCTGAGAATTGCCGGGTTATCGTCAACCGGCCATGCCCCATCCAGCAACGGCATGGGTTCAAGCGGATAGTCACCATATTTGCGCGACGCGATCAGGCGGGGACGGTCATTGTTACCGAGCCCGGCAAGGTCGCGAAACCGCCAATCGAGGTTGGATGAAATGATAACGACGCCGTTCTGATCGGTGACCAGAACGCTTTCGCTGCCGCGCGCCCAACGTTGCACAAGGGTTTCAAGGTGGGTCTTGACCACCACGGCCCCAGCAAAACGCGTCCCGTCCGGGCGCACCGGGTGGGAGATATAATAACCCGGTACGTTCGAGGTAATCCCGAAGGCAAAGTAATGACCGGTCAGGCCGCTTTTGGCCTGCTGGAAATAGGGGCGGAAGGAAAAGTTGCGCCCGATAAAGGACGCATCGCTGTTCCAGTTGCTGGCAGCCAGGGTGTCGCCATTTTGATCCATGAAATAGATGTCTGAGGCGCCGCTGTCGGCGGCCAGTTTTTCAAGGTAAATGTTGACGGCCTTGGCGATCACCGGATCGGCATGAATTGCAAGATCGATGATGCGTTTATCCGATGCCAGCGTAATGGGCAGATATTCGTGTTCCTTGATCGCGCCCTGAAGGTTGGATCGATACAGTTCAAGCTTGTTGCGCCCATCTTCCGTGATGTCGATCAGCTTTGCCTCATGCCAGAACGCCGTGACCAACCACACGGTTACCGGCAGCAGTGCAAGCAAACCGCATAATACGATCCGGGATATTCTTTTGATTGAAACCGAAGAGTTCAGCATTCTGTCCACGTTGGCGTTGGTCTTTGATCGACCCCTTCTTAAGGGTGGGAAGTCTTCCCTTAAAGGTGGGGCGTCGGGATTAGATTACAAAAAGATTTCAAAGCCCAGCGCAAATTTTACCGATGTTTCTCATGCTTGATAATCGTTGGATCAGGCTGTACCTATCAGGAAAGCATCCGCGGGATTTTCAGACCATATTTATGCACGGTTGATCAAGCCCGAACAAACCTGTCAGGAAAGTTCCCTGCATGAACGACGAAGACACACACCTGATCTGGGTTCTGGCCGATGACCGGACCGGCAATGTCAATCAGTGTTTGGGGGTTGCCGAGGCATTGGCACAGCCTTTCAAGCGCATTGATATCGGGTTTACGAAATTTGTGCGTCTTCCGAACTTTATCCGCCGAACCAGTCTGATCGGGATTGATGAGGCATCGCGCAGGCGACTGGTGGCGCCCTGGCCGGATCTTGTCATCTGTTGCGGGCGGCGTTCTGCACCCGTGGCACGCTGGATCAAAAAGCAAAGTCGCGGCCATACTCGCATTTGCATCATCATGCGACCGGATGGCTTCGAAAGTGCCTTTGACCTGATTGCCGTGCCGGCACATGACCGTTCTGTCATTCGTGAAAATATCGTCGAAATTCCGGGTGCGCCGCACCGTGTGACCGAAAGCAGGCTTTTGATCGAGGCCGACAAATGGCGCCCACATTTCAAAGGCCTTCCGGAGCCAAAGTTCGCCCTGATCATTGGCGGAAGTACCAAGCGCACGACCTTTACAAAGGAAATGGCAGAACAACTGATCGATAAGGCGGTTGAGGCTGCAAGTGCGGTCAACGGGTCTTTGCTTGTCACCACCAGCCGCCGTACGGGTGTGGAAAACGAAGCCCTGATTGCAGAGCGGTTGGCGACATCTGGCGTGCCTTATCACCTGCATGACTGGACATCCCAGGCCGAAAACCCGTATTTCGGCTATCTCGCGCTTGCCGATGTGAAGATCGTGACAAGTGATTCCGTTTCGATGTGCTGCGAGGCGGCGGCGGCACCGGGTGGTGTCTATATCTTTGATCCCGATGGTCTGGCCAACAAGCGGCACAAGCGCCTGCATCAAAGCCTTTATGAAGGCGGCTACGCCCGACCGCTTTTGCCCGACACCGAACTGGTGCCATTCAAGCATCCGTCCTTGCAGCCAGCCCGCATGGTTGCACAGCGCTGTCTGGAGCTTTTGGGGGCTCCCTGACCTGAAAGGTCGATAACACCTTGTTTTGTTGTGGTGTATCGGGTCTATTCGCCGGGCACCACCACCAAGGAATATCGCCCCGATGTCTTCGTCCCCGACCGATCCCACCGCTGTGCGTGCGTTAAACGCACCGCAATTGTTTCCACGCCACATTGCGGTTGCGATTTTGGCTGCTGTTGCCTGCTTTTTTGCGGCAAACCATGTTGCCGCACGTCTGACATTTGAAAACGGGACTGGGCTGCTTCTGGCTGTTTTATGCCGCTCGGCTGTTGCGCTTTCGATCCTGATTGCGATTGTCTATTTCAAACGTCATTCCATTCGTTTGCCGCGTGGTCTGGTGCGCTGGCAATTGGTGCTTGGCCTGATGATCACGATCCAGAGCCTGTGTCTTTATTCCGCAGTTGCCCGTGTGCCGGTCGCCCTGGCGTTGCTGACGGCCAATACGTTTCCGATCATTCTTGCGTTGCTGACATGGGGGCTTGGCGGTCCACGCCCGACGTTGCGCGCAGCAGGTTTGATGTTGTTTATCCTGTCGGGCCTTGTGCTGGCGCTTGATCTTCCGGGTATTCTCGGCGGCGGGGCAGAGGTGACATCAAGCTGGTGGCTGGGTATCGGCTTTGCGCTGATGGCAGCGACCGTTCTTTCGGTGGCCTTCTGGGTGACCGATCACAAGCTTGCCGGGATCAGCGGGCCGGTGCGCTCGATGTTTACCATGCTGGTTGTTTTTGTTTCGATGATCATTGCCGGGATCGGCGATGTTGTGCCGGGTGGCATGGGGCTTCCGAATGCCACGCCCGGATGGATGGGGCTTTTGGCCTTGATGCTGCTTTATGGCGGGGCGTTCGCGGTTCTGTTCATCAATGTGCCGCGTCTTGATATGGCGCGCAATGCGCCAGTAATGAATATGGAGCCAATCGCGACATTGCTGTTTGGCTGGATCATTCTGGGGCAGATGATCAGCCCGATCCAGATGTTGGGCGGTCTGGTCGTGGTCAGCGGTATTGTCATTCTGACCCTGCGCAAAGGGGCCTGATAAGATAAAAAAAGGGAGCCATTTAGGCTCCCTTCTTGCTGCGCGGTTGTCTTATCAAACGGCTTGTGAATGACGCCCGTGCGCGTGGTTAAGATAGGTATCAAATGCGGCACAAACGGCGCGGACCAGCGGACGGCCCAACTCGCTCAGTTTGATGTAATTCCCTTGAACTTCGACAATGCCATCCCGGGTCATTGCCTTGATGCGTTCAAGCTCCGGCGCGAAGCGATCAGCCGAAATGCCGTGGCTGGCGCAAACCGGGTCAAGGTCGACGGCAAGATTGCACATCAACTCATTAATGATGTCGCGGCGCAATTTGTCCTCATTGGTCAGGGCAACACCCTTTTCAATGGCGCATTTGCCACCTTCGACCGCGCGCTGCCAGCGGGCCAGCGCCGGGTCATTTTGCGCATAACCCTGCGGCAGGGACGAAATCGCAGACGGGCCAAACCCGATCAGGGCTTCTGCCCGGTCGGTGGTGTAGCCCTGAAAGTTCCGGTGAAGCAGGCCGTCAGACAGGGCGCGCGCCATGCTGTCGGCCTGATGGGCGAAGTGATCAAGGCCGATGGCAACAAAGCCATGCTTGGCAAGGCGGTTCTGGATTTCCTCATACTGTGCCCAGCGTTCCCCGGTATCTGGCAGGGCCTCGGTCGGGATAAGCTGTTGATGCTTTTTCATCCATGGCACATGGGCATAGCCAAAGACCGACAGGCGATCGGGGCAAAGCTCCACAGTCTGATCAACCGTTTCGCGCAGTGAGTCGACGGTCTGAAACGGCAGGCCATACATCAGATCGACATTGATGCCGGCAATCCCGTGCGAGCGCAATTTGGCAATCACATCACGGACAAGCTGCATGCTTTGAATGCGGTTAACCGCTGTCTGGACCTGTTGGTTGAAATCCTGAATGCCGATACTGGCACGGTTAAAGCCGCATTCGACCATGGATTCCATGAAATCATCGGTCGCGGTGCGCGGATCCATTTCAATGGCAATTTCGGCATCATCAAGGATATCAAGGCGAGAACGAATTGCGGCCATGATGGCGCGCAGATCGTCGGCCTTGAGGATGGTCGGGCTGCCGCCGCCAAAGTGAATGTGCGACACCGTGAATTTCTGATCTGTGGGCAGTTTGCCAAGGGTGCCTTCGATCTCTGTCAGAAGGGCTGTGACATAGCCATTCACCGGTTTGTAAGTTTTGGTGATCTTGGTGTTGCAGCCGCAGAACCAGCACATTTCCTCGCAATAGGGGACATGCAGATAAAGCGAAAGCGGCTGTGCGGGATCAAGATCGCCAAGCCAGCCTTCAAACACCTCGCCATTCACATCGGCATGGAAATGCGGCGCGGTCGGATAGCTGGTATAGCGCGGCAGTCGCAGGTCGTATTTTTCGTAAAGGGCAAGCTGCATGACGGACATCCCGATAATTCGTTCTGTCCGTCTTTTGCATTATTCCAAACTTGCCTTCCTTGATATGCGTCAAGGGTGGGGCACAGGGAAGCCGTGTCGTTCGCTCAAAGCCAGCAAAATGTTGTCCTTGCCATCAATGAAGGCATGACCATTTGCGGTGCCGGTTTGAAGCGATGATGTATCGCCGGATTTCAGGATCATTACCGGAAGTGATTGATGATCTTCGCCCAAAAGCGCAATCACATCATGCCGGGGACGGGGCCAATTGATATGACGAATATCGAGTCCGGCAAGCAAGTCCGGGAAAGATCCCAAAACCCCATCAATCAACGCACAATGCCAGCAGTAAAAGCGTTGGTTTGGCCATGCAGGATCTTCAAAGTCGGGTTTGAGCAGGAATATCGTATCGCGTTCCAGATCCGGCATGGGGTGTGGCCTTTTTGATGGTGGCGTCTTATTACGCCGTAGCGATATTACTGACGGCCTTCAAAGATGCTTGAAGGCCGATATCAGATCGGCACGAAGGGCGGCCAGACGGTCACGACCTTCGTCTTCGTCATAGGGTTTGGCGGTGCCAACACCCCAAACCGGGCCCGGCCATGCGTCATCGTCCTTGAAGCGGCCGATGACGTGGCAATGAAGCTGCGGCACCATATTGCCAAGCATCGCGACATTGGTTTTGAAGGCATCAAAGCGACGCTTGATGACGCTTGAAACCGCCGCGACTTCGTCACCAAGGGTTTTGCGGTCCTCCGCACTCAGGTCGTCGTAATCGACAAGGTCGGGGCGTCTGGGCACCAGAATGAGCCAAGGATAACGTGCATCATTCATCAAAAGCACATGCGATAACGGCCCGTCGGTGACAAGGGTGGTATCGGCGGCAAGCTGGGGATGAAGGGTGAATGCGTTATTCATGGTCAGTCCTTGTTATCGTGATAGCCCGATCAATGACCCTGCTTATAACCTGCCGTGCTTTCTCTGTCTTGGTCTGTGGTGTGAAATCCGTCAGATAGCTGTGCGGGTATGTGCGAAAATTGGCGGGAAGGTCGGGCCCTCCCGCCAGGGAAGTCATGCGACCTTTACATCGCGATGTTTGGCAAGAAGCTGATCAACAAGACCGATGACTTCTTGTTCGGCTGCGTGAATGGAGGCATCGGTTCGTTCGTCGGCAAATTCGTCATATTCAATGGCCGCACCAAACTGATCAGTGATGCCGATATATTGCAGCGGGGTAAACAGCCCGCCTTCGACAAAGTTCAGGTGCGCAATACGACCATCGGGCCCATAGCCATAGTCGCCACGTGATGACAGGGCGACAATCGATTTGTTGCCGGTCACCATTGGCCAATAGGGAATGTCGCCACGCGTACGGTCAAAGCCGAATGTCCGGCCAACGCGGACAATGTTATCGACCCAGGCCTTCATCTGTGACGGCATGCCGAAATTATACATTGGTACCCCGGCAACGATGATGTCGGTGGCAAGCAGTTCGTCGACCAGTTGATCGCTTTCGCGCAAGGTGTGACGCATCCATTCTTCGCGGTCTTCGGGTTTGGTGAATGCTGCATGAACCCAATCTCCGGTCACCGGGCTTGGCGGATTTGCGCCGACATCGCGATAGATGATTTCGGTTTCCGGTCGCTTGGCCAGCCAGTGTTCGATGAACTTGGCCGTCAAGCGGCGGCTGTGCGAACCATGTTGTTTCTGATCGGACCTGCCGGGCCGGGCGCTGCTGTCGATATGAAGAATTCTGGTCATCATGTTCTCCATGTGATGAAAATGGTTCATCTGTGTTTTGGTTTGATGACCAAGGATTGACGGAATTTCATTCACACGGCAAAATCGAATTCCTCAGCCAACAGATGAGTTGAATTCATTCATATGTCGTTGCCTCCGCTTGCGACGCTGCGCGCCTTTGAAGCCGCAGCACGCCATCAAAGTTTCAAGAATGCCGCATCCGAGCTTGGCGTCACGCCGACCGCGATCAGCCATCAAGTGCGCCTTCTTGAAGGCACGCTGGGTGTCCGGTTGTTTGACCGCAAGCCACGGCAGGTTGTTCTGACCGATGTCGGGCAGGAGTTGTATCCGGTTTTGCGTGATGGCTTTGCCGCCTTTGCCAAGGCAGTTGATCGGGTGCGGAACCGCCCGGTATCGCGCAGCATGACGGTTTCGGTCATTCCATCCTTTGCGGCAAAATGGCTGTTGCCACGCCTGTCTGGGTTTCAGGCAGAATACCCCGATATCAACTTGCGACTTCACACCTCGCCAGAGGCCGTCGACCTTGCCCGTGGTGTGGCGGATGCTGCCATTCGATATGGTGTCGGACCCTATCCGGGACTGGTTGCACACACGATGTTTCGTGAACAGTTCGTGCCACTTTCCAGTCCGGCACTGGGCCTGAAAAAGCCGGAAGACTTGCGCAATGCGACCTTACTGCATTTTGACTGGTTACGCCCCGATGATGCGACTCCGACATGGCAAAGATGGGGGCAGGTGGCAGGCGCTGCCGATCACTTGCCGTCCGCCGGGATCAGTTTTTCTGATGACAGTCACGCCATTCAGGCGGCGATTGCAGGCCAAGGCGTTGTTTTGGCCAGTCCGGTGATGGCACGCGCAGAAATTGATGCAGGATTGCTGGTGATGCCATTTGGCCCGGAAATCAAAGGTCATTGTTATCACTATGTGCATACCGGCCGGGGCGATAACCTCCGCGAAGTTGAAGCATTCGGTGCCTGGATTAAAAGCGAGGTTTCCGCTTCGGTCCCGGTTACCGATCAGTCCAGTGATTGACGATTGACCGTGTGGATGGAACGCATTGGGATGTTTCGCGTTCTGTTTAGAGGCAGTTAATCGACGCCCTTTTGCGACATGCGTAACAACGGTGTTTTCGCATAAGGTTTGTCAGCACAGCAGGAGCACAAAACTCATGTCAGAACGCAAACGGGTCGTTGTTGTTGGAGCCGGTTTTGCTGG comes from the Thalassospira sp. ER-Se-21-Dark genome and includes:
- a CDS encoding TRAP transporter substrate-binding protein, giving the protein MRPISKSILAAGVAAAALLGSNFAASAQEVIKFAHVVAPNTPKGQGADFFKKRAEEILGDKVQIEIYPNSQLFDDDKVLAAILRGDVQFGAPSLAKFGKWTKKLQVYDLPFLFKDMDAVSCFQNGEKGQELLNAMSSKGLTGVGYWHNGLKQLSANKPLRAPEDAAGQKFRIQSSDVIAAQFEAVDAVPQKMAFSETYSALQTGVVDGQENTWSNIYSKKFFEVQDYITESNHGLLDYMVVTSTKWWEGLDPEIRDGLAQAMKEASDYANGLSAELTAEQRQAVIDSGETEILQLSGEEFAKWQTAMKPVWDEFSGDIGQDIIDAAAACN
- a CDS encoding sigma-54 dependent transcriptional regulator, with protein sequence MPTSAECVLFVDDDEDVREAAHQTLELADIPVEVFSDAASAVERLKKGWPGIVISDIRMPKMDGLDLLTEIKKIDPEMPVILVTGHGDVATAVQAMHDGAFDFIEKPYAPDLFIDITRRAMSHRALVLENRTLKIELARHSKNASDFIGRNPAMEKLRTLIGNVAATNAHVLINGETGSGKEVIARNLHEMSGRPGPFVAVNCGGMPEHLIESELFGHEAGAFTGADHKRIGKFEFADKGTLFLDEIESMPLALQIKLLRVLQERAVERLGSNRVLPIDLRVIAATKVDLRSASARGAFREDLYYRLNVVQLHIPPLRDRKDDIALLFEYFTRDAAKRFERTVTALSAAELARFNAYDWPGNVRELRNAAERRVLGLDPLTNNEDGEDNYAVPLPQQVEAFEKSLITEALREHGGNVTATVSALGVPRKTFYDKLTKYNIVPAEFRRPR
- a CDS encoding ATP-binding protein; this encodes MLALLPVTVWLVTAFWHEAKLIDITEDGRNKLELYRSNLQGAIKEHEYLPITLASDKRIIDLAIHADPVIAKAVNIYLEKLAADSGASDIYFMDQNGDTLAASNWNSDASFIGRNFSFRPYFQQAKSGLTGHYFAFGITSNVPGYYISHPVRPDGTRFAGAVVVKTHLETLVQRWARGSESVLVTDQNGVVIISSNLDWRFRDLAGLGNNDRPRLIASRKYGDYPLEPMPLLDGAWPVDDNPAILSLGPVASEDEARTANEQATGKPQTRQTTPDKTTYLVTASTLPKQGWRMFLLTDKSVLDRSVISAGAMGGAAHIILTGLIFIILQRRRAMLEQLEIRDWSQRELERQVRLRTTDLMNTNQRLAEEITERSRTEDALRTAQAELVQTSKLAALGQMSAGIAHEINQPLTAIRNYAENAMKFIARDNKETANRNLQRISELTDRMGRITGNLKTFSRRPEQDNHPVDVPAQMQMAIDLAIESGRAGVENITLQQHGDVKHVIAEANQLTQVFTNLINNAADACQNMANPEIDIAITGGEDRVIVKVNDNGHGILPDNLPKLFDPFFTTKPFGDGLGLGLSICYGIIRSFGGTLRAENRPQGGASFIVELRYDGPGDTEPKNSISTPAFTAAKTPSETRTYLANHHDQG
- a CDS encoding mitochondrial fission ELM1 family protein, whose amino-acid sequence is MNDEDTHLIWVLADDRTGNVNQCLGVAEALAQPFKRIDIGFTKFVRLPNFIRRTSLIGIDEASRRRLVAPWPDLVICCGRRSAPVARWIKKQSRGHTRICIIMRPDGFESAFDLIAVPAHDRSVIRENIVEIPGAPHRVTESRLLIEADKWRPHFKGLPEPKFALIIGGSTKRTTFTKEMAEQLIDKAVEAASAVNGSLLVTTSRRTGVENEALIAERLATSGVPYHLHDWTSQAENPYFGYLALADVKIVTSDSVSMCCEAAAAPGGVYIFDPDGLANKRHKRLHQSLYEGGYARPLLPDTELVPFKHPSLQPARMVAQRCLELLGAP
- a CDS encoding DMT family transporter, with protein sequence MSSSPTDPTAVRALNAPQLFPRHIAVAILAAVACFFAANHVAARLTFENGTGLLLAVLCRSAVALSILIAIVYFKRHSIRLPRGLVRWQLVLGLMITIQSLCLYSAVARVPVALALLTANTFPIILALLTWGLGGPRPTLRAAGLMLFILSGLVLALDLPGILGGGAEVTSSWWLGIGFALMAATVLSVAFWVTDHKLAGISGPVRSMFTMLVVFVSMIIAGIGDVVPGGMGLPNATPGWMGLLALMLLYGGAFAVLFINVPRLDMARNAPVMNMEPIATLLFGWIILGQMISPIQMLGGLVVVSGIVILTLRKGA
- the hemN gene encoding oxygen-independent coproporphyrinogen III oxidase, with protein sequence MQLALYEKYDLRLPRYTSYPTAPHFHADVNGEVFEGWLGDLDPAQPLSLYLHVPYCEEMCWFCGCNTKITKTYKPVNGYVTALLTEIEGTLGKLPTDQKFTVSHIHFGGGSPTILKADDLRAIMAAIRSRLDILDDAEIAIEMDPRTATDDFMESMVECGFNRASIGIQDFNQQVQTAVNRIQSMQLVRDVIAKLRSHGIAGINVDLMYGLPFQTVDSLRETVDQTVELCPDRLSVFGYAHVPWMKKHQQLIPTEALPDTGERWAQYEEIQNRLAKHGFVAIGLDHFAHQADSMARALSDGLLHRNFQGYTTDRAEALIGFGPSAISSLPQGYAQNDPALARWQRAVEGGKCAIEKGVALTNEDKLRRDIINELMCNLAVDLDPVCASHGISADRFAPELERIKAMTRDGIVEVQGNYIKLSELGRPLVRAVCAAFDTYLNHAHGRHSQAV
- a CDS encoding DUF3088 domain-containing protein, which gives rise to MPDLERDTIFLLKPDFEDPAWPNQRFYCWHCALIDGVLGSFPDLLAGLDIRHINWPRPRHDVIALLGEDHQSLPVMILKSGDTSSLQTGTANGHAFIDGKDNILLALSERHGFPVPHP
- a CDS encoding HIT family protein; its protein translation is MNNAFTLHPQLAADTTLVTDGPLSHVLLMNDARYPWLILVPRRPDLVDYDDLSAEDRKTLGDEVAAVSSVIKRRFDAFKTNVAMLGNMVPQLHCHVIGRFKDDDAWPGPVWGVGTAKPYDEDEGRDRLAALRADLISAFKHL
- a CDS encoding NAD(P)H-dependent oxidoreductase, whose translation is MTRILHIDSSARPGRSDQKQHGSHSRRLTAKFIEHWLAKRPETEIIYRDVGANPPSPVTGDWVHAAFTKPEDREEWMRHTLRESDQLVDELLATDIIVAGVPMYNFGMPSQMKAWVDNIVRVGRTFGFDRTRGDIPYWPMVTGNKSIVALSSRGDYGYGPDGRIAHLNFVEGGLFTPLQYIGITDQFGAAIEYDEFADERTDASIHAAEQEVIGLVDQLLAKHRDVKVA
- the gcvA gene encoding transcriptional regulator GcvA, which gives rise to MSLPPLATLRAFEAAARHQSFKNAASELGVTPTAISHQVRLLEGTLGVRLFDRKPRQVVLTDVGQELYPVLRDGFAAFAKAVDRVRNRPVSRSMTVSVIPSFAAKWLLPRLSGFQAEYPDINLRLHTSPEAVDLARGVADAAIRYGVGPYPGLVAHTMFREQFVPLSSPALGLKKPEDLRNATLLHFDWLRPDDATPTWQRWGQVAGAADHLPSAGISFSDDSHAIQAAIAGQGVVLASPVMARAEIDAGLLVMPFGPEIKGHCYHYVHTGRGDNLREVEAFGAWIKSEVSASVPVTDQSSD